A genomic segment from Chitinophaga flava encodes:
- a CDS encoding LytR/AlgR family response regulator transcription factor, producing the protein MDQMITCLVVDDEPYARDLMENYISRIPYLQAVAFCEKAFDAIDVLQQQSVDLLFSDIQMPNINGIEMIRSLSNPPFVIFATASPDYAVDGFELDAVDYLVKPISFERFLKAVNKARGHIQQKRPQTIPAAPPAPPVANHLFVKDGYKLSKILFEDIYYIEGMKDYIKLVCKQKNVITYMRMKAIEDALPEDQFIRIHKSYIVRVQAIKSIIGNTAELINNESVIISKSCRADLNKRLGISGPQEK; encoded by the coding sequence ATGGACCAGATGATTACCTGTCTTGTAGTAGATGATGAACCATACGCGAGGGACCTGATGGAAAATTATATCTCCAGGATTCCTTACCTCCAGGCGGTGGCTTTCTGTGAGAAAGCCTTTGACGCCATAGATGTACTGCAGCAACAATCCGTCGATCTTTTGTTTTCAGACATTCAGATGCCGAATATCAACGGTATTGAAATGATCCGTTCCCTGAGCAATCCGCCTTTTGTGATTTTTGCCACTGCTTCTCCCGACTATGCGGTAGATGGTTTTGAACTGGATGCAGTGGACTACCTCGTAAAACCTATTTCATTCGAACGTTTCCTGAAAGCTGTCAACAAAGCCAGGGGCCATATACAGCAGAAACGCCCGCAAACCATTCCTGCGGCTCCGCCGGCACCACCCGTAGCCAACCACCTCTTCGTAAAGGATGGCTACAAACTCTCCAAAATACTTTTTGAAGATATCTACTATATCGAAGGCATGAAGGATTACATCAAACTGGTATGTAAACAGAAAAATGTGATCACCTATATGCGCATGAAAGCCATTGAAGACGCCTTGCCCGAAGATCAGTTTATCCGCATTCACAAATCATATATCGTAAGGGTCCAGGCTATCAAGTCGATCATCGGTAATACGGCCGAACTGATTAATAACGAGTCTGTCATCATCTCCAAGTCCTGCCGCGCCGATCTGAATAAACGACTGGGCATTAGTGGACCTCAGGAGAAATAG
- a CDS encoding sensor histidine kinase, which yields MLTFFRRNAGEVPTEQQLLTDRFALFLSDKKYTQGIRWTIHLIMWLAMVLLYTMMMSTNYSESMGVTMVFVVRNIIGCMVFFYFTFYFVIPLMLRGDVVPATVCLCLLFYFWSVISYLSALWLMQDFYLTNDQLRRDLIRVVGGGWSNTFSVMHILRISLGVIMIVAPPMVLKLVVDFARSATRSLRLERDNLNLEVSFLKSQLNPHFLFNTLNNIYSLSIRNDSLAPDLIMYLSEMMRYTLYDSNTDKVALSKEAEFLKNYVELESIRYGKNADIYFKCDPESLEMHKISPLLMFPFVENAFKYSHSTQADHCWIHASMQMEDGRLVFEISNSKGEMPKNKEGVGGIGLANTRKRLLLLYPGKHDLKIVNEPDVYNVKLVLTLI from the coding sequence ATGCTAACCTTTTTTAGACGTAATGCCGGTGAAGTGCCAACAGAACAACAGCTGCTGACAGATAGATTTGCCCTTTTCCTGTCAGACAAAAAATACACCCAGGGTATCAGATGGACGATCCACTTGATAATGTGGCTGGCCATGGTCCTTTTGTATACGATGATGATGTCTACAAATTATTCCGAAAGTATGGGTGTAACCATGGTGTTTGTAGTGAGGAATATCATTGGCTGTATGGTGTTTTTTTATTTTACTTTTTATTTCGTGATACCCCTGATGTTGCGGGGGGATGTGGTACCGGCTACGGTTTGTCTTTGCCTGCTTTTTTATTTCTGGTCGGTGATCAGTTATCTTTCTGCCCTATGGCTGATGCAAGATTTTTATCTCACTAATGATCAGTTGAGGCGTGATCTGATCCGGGTAGTAGGAGGAGGTTGGTCCAATACTTTCAGTGTGATGCATATTCTTCGGATATCCCTTGGGGTTATAATGATAGTAGCGCCTCCCATGGTGCTGAAACTGGTGGTAGACTTTGCACGTTCCGCCACCCGTAGTCTGCGGCTGGAGCGTGATAACCTCAACCTGGAAGTGAGTTTTCTGAAATCGCAACTGAATCCGCATTTTTTATTCAACACCCTGAATAATATTTATTCGTTGTCGATCCGGAATGATTCACTGGCACCAGACCTGATCATGTACCTGTCGGAGATGATGCGTTACACCCTGTATGATTCCAATACAGACAAAGTGGCGCTGAGTAAGGAAGCAGAGTTTTTAAAAAACTATGTGGAACTGGAAAGCATCCGTTATGGTAAAAATGCGGATATTTATTTTAAATGTGATCCGGAAAGCTTGGAGATGCATAAGATTTCACCATTGTTAATGTTCCCATTTGTGGAAAATGCGTTTAAATATTCGCATAGCACCCAAGCAGACCATTGCTGGATTCATGCTTCCATGCAGATGGAAGATGGCCGCCTGGTTTTTGAGATTTCCAACAGTAAAGGAGAGATGCCCAAAAATAAAGAAGGGGTAGGTGGTATCGGTCTTGCCAATACCCGTAAACGCCTGTTACTGCTGTATCCCGGAAAACATGACCTGAAAATTGTTAATGAACCGGATGTGTATAATGTGAAACTTGTGCTAACATTGATATAA
- a CDS encoding LytR/AlgR family response regulator transcription factor — MQYRCAIIDDEPLALDILESYIQRTNQLKLIAKTSQLATIIQLVDEKRVDLVLLDLNMRGINMDSLQYLLSKDCRFILVTAYPRDVLTDKGLDNDFGYIAKPASYKRFIKEVERVVEGVTHH, encoded by the coding sequence ATGCAATACAGGTGTGCAATAATAGATGACGAACCACTGGCGCTGGATATACTGGAAAGTTATATTCAACGGACGAATCAACTGAAGTTGATCGCGAAAACCAGTCAGCTAGCCACTATTATACAGCTGGTAGATGAAAAAAGGGTAGACTTGGTATTGCTGGATCTCAATATGAGAGGGATCAATATGGACAGCCTGCAATACCTGCTCAGTAAGGATTGTCGATTTATCCTGGTTACGGCTTATCCCCGTGACGTACTGACGGATAAAGGCCTGGACAACGACTTTGGCTATATAGCAAAACCAGCCAGTTACAAACGATTTATCAAAGAAGTGGAAAGAGTGGTCGAAGGAGTAACTCATCACTAA
- a CDS encoding helix-turn-helix domain-containing protein, whose product MKYIILLGAFQALVVFSIFVINHKKTTADKILSWFLMCVFIHLGSAFLLHVLFPNAEIHKQFYTFISLIYAPLFWTYAAQLSGRYQHIKKKFRFLFLPALMAAVVYFSIAGYVIAHDGATPPVIILYNKTVGYASLISSIVYGILLLVESPHIPFFWQSERKLIRFMGIVSLIMSLFSAGLMINNMLPYSSRLILDSHLWGRIVTYICLLSVCLAIGRVKVLSLIYTDTQVPILETAREVLATVIDEPVPFTEMEEVETPEAAMPEPPSQHRKLLLSPDLQSAIARDIKRWMEEKELYKDPELTLDKLAATMETSRHHLSETLNQYLGQSFYQFINEYRIREVVRLIDEHRENKVTPNILSLAFEAGFHSKSSFNQYFKKVTGSTPSAYLKSTNTVVRFTNISINNA is encoded by the coding sequence ATGAAATATATTATTCTTTTAGGGGCTTTCCAGGCATTGGTGGTATTTAGCATTTTTGTTATCAATCATAAAAAAACAACGGCTGATAAGATATTGAGTTGGTTTTTGATGTGTGTCTTTATTCATCTGGGCAGTGCTTTTCTGCTACATGTTCTTTTCCCGAATGCAGAGATCCACAAACAGTTCTACACTTTTATCAGCCTGATATATGCACCCTTGTTCTGGACTTATGCAGCGCAGCTTTCCGGCCGGTATCAGCATATAAAAAAGAAGTTTCGTTTTCTTTTCCTACCGGCGCTGATGGCGGCAGTGGTATATTTCAGCATCGCTGGTTATGTGATAGCGCATGACGGAGCAACACCTCCGGTCATTATCCTTTATAATAAGACGGTAGGTTATGCTTCTTTAATTTCCAGCATTGTATATGGGATTTTATTGCTGGTGGAATCCCCCCATATACCGTTTTTCTGGCAGTCGGAGCGAAAACTGATCCGGTTTATGGGCATTGTATCTTTGATAATGTCTTTGTTCTCAGCGGGGCTGATGATCAATAATATGTTGCCTTACTCTTCCCGCCTGATACTGGACAGCCATTTATGGGGCAGGATCGTAACTTATATCTGCCTGCTGAGTGTTTGCCTGGCTATTGGAAGGGTTAAAGTATTATCGCTGATTTATACTGATACCCAGGTACCTATTTTGGAAACAGCCCGGGAGGTGTTGGCAACAGTGATCGATGAGCCTGTTCCTTTTACAGAAATGGAAGAAGTAGAAACACCGGAAGCAGCCATGCCGGAGCCTCCCAGCCAGCACCGGAAATTACTGTTGTCTCCCGATCTGCAATCGGCTATTGCCAGAGATATCAAACGTTGGATGGAGGAAAAGGAACTCTATAAAGATCCCGAACTGACGCTGGACAAGCTGGCGGCTACTATGGAAACATCCAGGCATCACCTTTCTGAAACACTCAACCAGTACCTGGGCCAGTCTTTTTATCAGTTTATTAATGAATACAGGATCAGGGAAGTGGTGAGGTTGATCGATGAACACCGGGAAAATAAGGTGACGCCCAACATCCTCTCCCTGGCTTTCGAAGCAGGCTTTCATTCCAAATCTTCCTTCAATCAATACTTCAAAAAAGTGACCGGCAGTACACCTTCAGCTTATCTGAAAAGTACAAATACCGTTGTACGGTTCACGAACATCTCTATCAACAATGCCTGA
- a CDS encoding lantibiotic dehydratase has protein sequence MSELVPLNFYLLRLPLLPLGKPVQLPEEHIAFATAIATIYENPLLQEAIYLASPALHQEMMKWLRSPAQSDTRHQKLILALYRYLLRMSVRATPYGLFAGCATGTVTAAPSRLEVTPIRVMQKITRLDMGYLSEIATALTKDPETRQKIRFFPNNSLYLSGESYRYFEYQQRDKRRRYFLSGFTCTPYIAAVVVAAAKGARLSELVNVLTEQGIPEAEATKFLHLLIDNQILTAETDPVVTDSDYLSRMIGLLQECPEPPAIVEPLQAIQRLLHYQQHGIQRYQQIREIVQACFPTIDGKDLIQSDLFFKPAANTLNATTVKQLVSQCAELAVLTRPMECADLATFRQQFYQKFEEREIPLMQALDSESGIGYGLVSGDNSSYTPLIDDLIMPGQKNAGNIAWNYYYRFVMNKYLDTQRQGLTRIDITAEDLAALASENEQLVMPSSLFLMGALVADNAQALDTGDYSFILKSFTGPQTWSLLGRFAAGNDSLAQQLREQVQQEQYNNPDRIIAEVVHLPEGRTGNVLLRPRLYDYEIPFLANASVDQDFQIAVSDLYVSVRNNRVVLRSRRLGKEILPRLTSAHNFEQGLPAYKFLCDLQHQEHARGFMWDWGLLGEQPFLPSVHYGNIVLSRARWYLTSKEFQSLQSRNSPAEALLAMWKKYHVPDQVLLAEGDNELLIDIRNPYGQQLAVEKLKKGNIELLEYYFGPASGLVVGEEGAYTNEVIIPVLNKSYVHQQVSPAPAVPERVQRVFPPGSEWLYAKIYCGPKWMDKLLVRELLPLMTELREKGLIQQWFFLRYQDPDHHLRIRLLQTPASAGSNVLTERLRELIQPYIENDVVKKLQYDTYVRELERYGEQTMALSETLFFYDSETAARLLTFIPRNETNDRWLLTLKGVDDLLSAFGLKDTEKLDLCRQLYNGFFTEFNGNDTLLLQLNNKYRRHMRLIADLLQQSPQQAVWPPQVTAVFEERASRLAGIRWQLHSMAADGTIPENMYLELLPHYIHMFMNRMFIANARMHELVVHHFLMKYYTSRVAQHARQMS, from the coding sequence ATGTCAGAACTCGTGCCACTCAACTTTTATCTGCTTCGTTTGCCCCTGCTTCCTTTGGGGAAGCCGGTTCAACTGCCTGAAGAACATATTGCTTTTGCGACAGCAATAGCTACTATCTATGAAAACCCACTATTACAGGAAGCCATTTATCTGGCCAGCCCCGCCTTACATCAGGAAATGATGAAATGGCTCCGCTCACCCGCCCAATCAGATACCAGACATCAGAAGTTAATCCTTGCCCTTTACCGCTACCTCCTCAGGATGAGCGTAAGGGCAACCCCATATGGCCTATTCGCCGGATGTGCCACTGGTACCGTCACCGCTGCCCCATCCCGCCTGGAGGTAACACCCATCCGTGTTATGCAAAAGATAACAAGGCTGGACATGGGCTATCTTTCAGAAATAGCTACAGCCCTGACCAAAGATCCCGAAACCCGCCAGAAGATCAGGTTTTTCCCCAACAACAGCCTTTATCTCAGCGGGGAGTCCTACCGGTATTTCGAATATCAGCAACGGGATAAAAGACGGCGTTATTTTCTCAGCGGATTTACCTGTACCCCCTACATCGCAGCAGTAGTAGTAGCTGCAGCCAAAGGCGCCCGGCTGTCTGAACTGGTGAATGTGCTCACCGAACAGGGCATCCCGGAAGCAGAAGCTACTAAATTCCTGCATCTGCTGATAGATAACCAGATATTGACAGCAGAAACAGATCCTGTTGTAACCGATAGTGATTATCTTTCGAGAATGATCGGCCTGTTACAGGAGTGTCCGGAGCCTCCTGCCATCGTTGAACCCCTGCAGGCGATCCAACGGCTGCTTCACTATCAGCAGCACGGTATACAGCGGTATCAGCAGATCCGGGAAATAGTACAGGCCTGTTTCCCCACCATCGACGGAAAAGACCTGATACAATCCGATCTCTTTTTTAAGCCGGCAGCCAATACCCTGAATGCCACCACCGTAAAACAACTGGTGTCGCAATGTGCTGAACTGGCGGTACTCACCCGACCTATGGAATGCGCAGACCTGGCCACCTTCCGGCAGCAGTTCTATCAGAAATTCGAAGAGCGTGAAATACCCCTGATGCAGGCACTGGACAGTGAATCCGGTATCGGCTACGGACTGGTGTCCGGCGATAATTCCAGCTATACCCCGCTGATAGATGACCTGATAATGCCCGGTCAGAAAAATGCCGGCAATATCGCATGGAACTATTACTACCGTTTTGTGATGAACAAATACCTGGATACACAGCGGCAGGGATTAACCCGTATTGATATTACCGCCGAAGACCTGGCAGCGCTGGCATCCGAAAACGAGCAGCTGGTGATGCCATCCAGCCTGTTTCTGATGGGAGCCCTGGTGGCCGATAATGCACAAGCTCTTGATACAGGTGATTATTCGTTTATCCTCAAATCATTTACCGGCCCGCAGACCTGGTCCTTGCTGGGGCGCTTTGCTGCAGGCAATGATAGCCTGGCACAACAGCTCCGGGAGCAGGTACAGCAGGAACAGTACAACAATCCGGACCGTATTATCGCGGAAGTGGTACACCTGCCGGAAGGCCGTACCGGTAATGTGTTGTTACGGCCCCGGCTATACGATTATGAAATACCTTTCCTGGCCAACGCTTCCGTAGACCAGGATTTTCAGATAGCTGTCAGCGACCTGTACGTCAGCGTCCGTAACAACAGGGTGGTACTGCGTTCCCGCCGGCTGGGAAAAGAAATCCTGCCCCGCCTTACCAGTGCACATAATTTTGAACAGGGACTGCCTGCCTACAAATTCCTCTGCGACCTGCAGCATCAGGAACATGCCAGAGGCTTCATGTGGGACTGGGGTTTGTTAGGAGAACAACCTTTCCTGCCCTCCGTTCATTATGGAAATATTGTATTAAGCAGGGCCAGATGGTATCTGACAAGTAAGGAGTTCCAGTCTTTACAGTCCCGGAACAGCCCTGCGGAGGCCCTGCTGGCGATGTGGAAAAAGTATCATGTTCCCGATCAGGTATTGCTGGCAGAGGGAGATAATGAACTGTTGATAGATATCCGCAATCCCTATGGACAACAGCTGGCTGTGGAAAAACTGAAGAAAGGAAATATAGAGCTGCTGGAATATTATTTCGGCCCGGCATCCGGGTTGGTAGTGGGAGAAGAAGGTGCCTACACGAATGAAGTGATCATCCCTGTTCTTAATAAGTCCTATGTTCATCAGCAGGTTTCGCCTGCGCCGGCTGTGCCGGAGAGGGTACAGCGTGTATTCCCTCCCGGTAGTGAATGGTTATATGCTAAAATTTACTGTGGCCCCAAATGGATGGACAAACTACTGGTCCGTGAACTGTTGCCCCTGATGACTGAACTGCGGGAGAAAGGGCTGATACAACAATGGTTTTTCCTGCGTTATCAGGACCCTGATCATCACCTGCGGATAAGACTCCTGCAAACGCCGGCATCCGCCGGCAGCAATGTGCTGACAGAGCGCCTACGGGAGCTCATTCAGCCATATATAGAAAATGATGTAGTTAAAAAACTGCAATATGATACCTATGTTCGTGAGTTGGAGCGTTATGGAGAACAAACCATGGCGCTCAGCGAAACACTGTTTTTTTATGACAGTGAGACCGCAGCAAGGCTCCTTACTTTTATCCCCCGAAATGAAACCAATGACCGGTGGCTGTTGACCCTGAAAGGAGTTGATGACCTGCTCTCTGCCTTCGGGCTGAAAGACACGGAGAAACTGGACCTGTGCCGCCAGCTGTACAACGGATTTTTTACTGAGTTTAATGGTAATGATACGTTATTATTGCAACTGAACAACAAATACCGTCGTCATATGCGACTGATTGCTGATTTGTTGCAACAATCGCCACAACAGGCAGTATGGCCGCCACAGGTGACAGCCGTCTTTGAAGAACGTGCTTCGCGGCTGGCCGGCATACGCTGGCAGCTGCATAGCATGGCTGCTGACGGTACTATTCCGGAAAATATGTATCTGGAGCTGTTGCCACATTACATCCATATGTTCATGAACAGGATGTTTATTGCCAACGCCAGAATGCATGAACTGGTGGTACATCACTTCCTGATGAAGTATTATACCTCCCGTGTAGCCCAGCATGCCAGACAAATGTCATAA
- a CDS encoding metal-dependent hydrolase family protein, with product MKPILTSLLSLAMMQAFGQKTFVQCGKLIDGTGAAPRQSVTIVIEGKTINAIQNGYTTGGANDVTIDLKDKTVLPGLIDCHVHIESQFNKNSILDGFRLSDADVAYRAEGFARKTLQAGFTTVRDLGGTGVNIALRNAINQGLVEGPNILTAGTAISATGGHMDESVGLRDEAHAPTSPERGVANGKDELVKAVRYQFKKGADVIKIASTGGVLDLSKDGSGAQFTVEEIKTVVETAKDYGMRVACHAHGAEGIKRAILAGVNSIEHGTYMDDEAIKLAKRNGTWYVPTIIAGKSVADSAKIPGFFPPVIAAKAMEIGPKIQQAFARAYKAGVKIAFGTDASVYEHGRNALEFQYMVEAGMPAMAAIQAATVNAAELLGISKERGSVTAGKMADLIAVDGDPLLHVKVLSDVIFVMKEGKVYKKK from the coding sequence ATGAAACCAATTTTAACCTCCCTGCTTTCCCTTGCTATGATGCAGGCTTTTGGACAGAAAACATTTGTACAGTGTGGTAAACTGATTGACGGTACCGGGGCTGCACCCCGCCAATCGGTCACCATCGTAATCGAAGGTAAAACCATCAATGCTATCCAGAATGGCTATACGACAGGCGGAGCAAACGATGTGACTATCGATCTGAAAGATAAAACCGTATTGCCTGGTCTGATCGATTGCCATGTGCATATTGAAAGCCAGTTTAATAAAAACTCTATACTGGACGGTTTCCGCCTCAGTGATGCTGATGTTGCCTACAGAGCAGAAGGATTTGCCCGTAAAACACTGCAGGCCGGATTCACCACTGTACGGGATTTGGGCGGCACCGGTGTTAACATCGCGCTGCGCAATGCTATCAACCAGGGCCTGGTAGAAGGACCGAACATCCTTACAGCCGGCACGGCCATCTCCGCTACCGGCGGCCATATGGATGAATCAGTAGGACTGCGTGATGAAGCTCATGCTCCCACCAGCCCTGAAAGAGGCGTGGCCAACGGAAAAGACGAACTGGTAAAAGCTGTTCGTTATCAGTTTAAAAAAGGAGCCGATGTGATCAAGATCGCTTCTACCGGTGGTGTGCTGGACCTGAGTAAAGATGGTTCCGGCGCACAGTTTACCGTTGAAGAGATTAAAACAGTAGTGGAAACAGCCAAAGATTATGGTATGCGTGTAGCCTGTCATGCTCACGGTGCAGAAGGTATCAAACGGGCTATCCTCGCTGGCGTCAACTCTATCGAACATGGAACTTATATGGATGATGAAGCCATAAAGCTGGCTAAACGTAATGGTACCTGGTATGTACCTACCATCATCGCCGGTAAATCAGTAGCAGATTCTGCTAAGATCCCCGGTTTTTTCCCACCTGTTATTGCAGCCAAAGCGATGGAGATAGGACCTAAGATACAACAGGCTTTTGCCCGGGCTTACAAAGCTGGTGTGAAGATCGCTTTTGGCACAGATGCCAGTGTATATGAACACGGAAGAAATGCGCTGGAGTTCCAGTATATGGTGGAAGCCGGCATGCCGGCCATGGCAGCCATCCAAGCGGCTACCGTGAATGCTGCTGAGCTGCTGGGCATCAGTAAGGAAAGAGGATCTGTTACCGCCGGTAAAATGGCTGATCTGATTGCAGTGGACGGTGATCCTTTACTGCACGTCAAAGTACTTTCTGATGTGATTTTTGTGATGAAGGAAGGAAAAGTATACAAGAAAAAATAA